Proteins encoded together in one Onychomys torridus chromosome 1, mOncTor1.1, whole genome shotgun sequence window:
- the Gbf1 gene encoding Golgi-specific brefeldin A-resistance guanine nucleotide exchange factor 1 isoform X4: MVDKNIYIIQGEINIVVGAIKRNARWSTHIPLDEERDPLLHSFSHLKEVLNSVTELSEIEPNVFLRPFLEVIRSEDTTGPITGLALSSVNKFLSYALIDPTHEGTAEGMENMADAVTHARFVGTDPASDEVVLMKILQVLRTLLLTPVGTHLTNESVCEIMQSCFRICFEMRLSELLRKSAEHTLVDMVQLLFTRLPQFKEEPKSYVGTNMKKISPCLLNKLELSSGEQTKALNQLERLKMRAGGMSDSSKWKKQKRSPRPPRHTTKVLPGSELPTPNGATLSSNLTSGMPFIDVPSSISSASSEAASAVVSPCTDSGLELSSQTTSKEDLTDLEQAGSPRESTATEPGSNETGVSDQLDPQQEGAHVEKAQSASVESIPEVLEECTSPADHSASSSVHDMDYVNPRGVRFTQSSQKEGTALVPYGLPCIRELFRFLISLTNPHDRHNSEVMIHMGLHLLTVALESAPVAQCQTLLGLIKDEMCRHLFQLLSVERLNLYAASLRVCFLLFESMREHLKFQLEMYIKKLMEIITVENPKMPYEMKEMALEAVVQLWRIPSFVTELYINYDCDYYCSNLFEDLTKLLSKNAFPVSGQLYTTHLLSLDALLTVIDSTEAHCQAKVLNTLTQQEKKETARPGYEAVDGTQETNNTEKAASDGKTTGVASDALGLHVPSGGWLSVEHGKPGCNDVEEAGDSGGDKKFTRKPPRFSCLLPDPRELIEMKNKKKLLITGTEQFNQKPKKGIQFLQEKGLLTIPMDNTEVAQWLRENPRLDKKMIGEFVSDRKNTDLLESFVSTFSFQGLRLDEALRLYLEAFRLPGEAPVIHRLLEAFTEHWRSCNGSPFANSDACFALAYAVIMLNTDQHNHNARKQNVPMTLEEFRKNLKGVNGGKDFEQDVLEDMYHAIKNEEIVMPEEQTGLVRENYVWSVLLHRGATPEGIFLRVPPGSYDLDLFTMTWGPTIAALSYVFDKSLEETIVQKAISGFRKCAMISAHYGLSDVFDNLIISLCKFTALSSESIENLPSVFGSNPKAHIAAKTVFHLAHRHGDILREGWKNIMEAMLQLFRAQLLPKAMVEVEDFVDPNGKISLQREEMPSNRGESSVLSFVSWLTLSGPEQSSVRGPSTENQEAKRVALDCIKQCDPEKMITESKFLQLESLQELMKALVSVTPDEETYDEEDAAFCLEMLLRIVLENRDRVGCVWQTVRDHLYHLCVQAQDFCFLVERAVVGLLRLAIRLLRREEISGQVLLSLRILLLMKPSVLSRVSHQVAYGLHELLKTNAANIHSGDDWATLFTLLECIGSGVKPPDALQATARADAPDAGAQSDSELPSYHQNDVSLDRGYTSDSEVYTDHGRPGKIHRSATDADMVNSGWLVVGKDDIDTSRAGTGLSRPGPSPLVNQYSLTVGLDLGPHDTKSLLKCVESLSFIVRDAAHITPDNFELCVKTLRIFVEASLNGGCKSQDKRGKSHKYDSKGNRFKKKPKEGSMLRRPRTSNQHATRGGHSDEEEDEGVPASYHTVSLQVSQDLLDLMHTLHTRAASIYSSWAEEQRHLESGGRKIEADSRTLWAHCWCPLLQGIACLCCDARRQVRMQALTYLQRALLVHDLQKLDALEWESCFNKVLFPLLTKLLENISPADVGGMEETRMRASTLLSKVFLQHLSPLLSLSTFAALWLTILDFMDKYMHAGSSDLLSEAIPESLKNMLLVMDTAEIFHSADARGGGPSALWEITWERIDCFLPHLRDELFKQTVIQDPMPTEPHSQKSLASTHLTPAAGDPRTPGHPLSPEIPSEVGPCDPEKPEAARVASSCSSGSPVASSPSRLSPPLEGPPPLAQPPLILQPLTSPLQVGVPPMTLPIILNPALIEATSPVPLLSTPRPTDPIPTSEVN, encoded by the exons ATCCAACTCATGAGGGCACAGCAGAGGGCATGGAGAACATGGCAGATGCTGTCACTCATGCCCGTTTTGTGGGCACAGATCCTGCCAGTGATGAAGTTGTCCTGATGAAAATCCTCCAG gTCCTCCGAACTCTGTTGCTAACCCCAGTGGGCACCCACTTAACAAATGAATCTGTGTGTGAGATTATGCAGTCCTGCTTCCGGATTTGCTTTGAGATGAGGCTTAGTG AGTTATTGAGAAAATCCGCAGAGCACACTCTCGTAGACATGGTGCAGCTGCTCTTCACAAG GTTACCTCAGTTTAAAGAAGAACCCAAGAGTTATGTGGGAACCAACATGAAGAAG ATTTCTCCATGTCTCCTCAACAAACTGGAGCTAAGTAGTGGGGAGCAGACCAAAGCCCTGAACCAGTTAGAGAGG CTGAAAATGAGAGCAGGAGGCATGAGTGACTCATccaagtggaagaagcagaaaaggtCCCCTCGGCCTCCACGTCACACAACCAAAGTCCTACCAGGTTCAGAGCTGCCCACCCCAAATGGAGCCACCTTGTCCTCTAACCTTACTA GTGGCATGCCTTTCATCGATGTGCCCTCATCCATCTCCTCTGCAAGTTCAGAAGCTGCCTCAGCAGTGGTCAGTCCCTGTACAGACAGTGGCCTGGAATTATCCTCCCAGACCACCTCCAAGGAGGACCTCACTGACTTGGAACAAGCTGGTTCCCCAAGGGAAAGCACAGCCACAGAGCCTGGGAGCAATGAGACAGGAGTTTCCGATCAGCTTGACCCTCAG CAGGAAGGGGCTCATGTGGAAAAGGCCCAGTCAGCATCGGTGGAGTCCATCCCTGAAGTGTTAGAGGAGTGCACATCCCCTGCTGaccactctgcctcttcctctgtccACGACATGGATTATGTCAATCCCCGGGGCGTTCGCTTTACCCAGTCCTCCCAGAAGGAAG GCACAGCTTTGGTTCCCTACGGTCTTCCTTGCATCCGTGAGCTCTTTCGCTTCCTTATCTCCCTCACAAATCCACATGACCGCCACAACTCAGAAGTTATGATCCACATGGGACTGCATTTGCTGACAGTGGCTCTTGAGTCAGCCCCTGTAGCCCAGTGCCAGACCCTCTTGGGTCTCATCAAGGATGAGATGTGTCGCCACTTATTCCAG CTACTCAGCGTAGAGCGGCTGAACCTGTATGCTGCTTCCCTACGAGTATGCTTCTTACTCTTTGAGAGCATGCGGGAGCATCTCAAGTTCCAATTAGAG ATGTACATCAAAAAACTTATGGAGATCATCACTGTTGAAAACCCCAAGATGCCTTATGAGATGAAAGAAATGGCCCTGGAGGCTGTCGTGCAGCTCTGGCGCATCCCCAGCTTTGTCACTGAGCTCTACATCAACTACGATTGTGACTACTACTGCTCCAACCTCTTCGAAGACCTCACCAAGCTGCTATCCAAG aatgcctttcctGTGTCTGGTCAGCTCTATACAACACACCTGCTGTCCCTTGATGCCCTGTTGACAGTGATTGACAGCACTGAGGCTCACTGTCAGGCCAAAGTCCTCAACACCCTCACCcagcaagagaagaaggagacagCTAGACCCGGCTATGAAGCAGTGGATGGCACCCAAGAAACTAACAATA CTGAGAAAGCAGCCAGTGATGGGAAAACCACAGGCGTGGCCTCAGATGCCCTAGGCCTTCATGTTCCAAGTGGAGGATGGCTGTCAGTGGAACATGGGAAGCCAGGATGCAATGATGTGGAGGAAGCTGGTGACTCTGGGG GTGACAAAAAGTTTACCAGGAAGCCGCCTCGATTTTCCTGTCTTCTGCCAGATCCACGGGAACtaattgaaatgaaaaacaaaaaaaag CTGCTGATCACTGGGACAGAGCAGTTTAATCAAAAACCAAAGAAGGGGATCCAGTTTCTACAGGAAAAAGGCCTCCTCACCATCCCCATGGATAACACAGAGGTGGCCCAGTGGCTTCGAGAGAACCCTCGGCTAGACAAGAAAATGATTGGAGAGTTTGTGAGTGACCGCAAAAACACTGACCTATTGGAGAGTTTTGTGAg CACCTTCAGCTTTCAGGGTCTGCGGCTTGATGAAGCTCTGAGGCTCTACCTGGAAGCCTTCCGTTTGCCCGGAGAAGCACCAGTTATTCACAGGTTGCTAGAGGCATTCACGGAGCACTGGAGG AGTTGTAATGGCTCCCCATTTGCCAATAGTGATGCCTGCTTTGCCCTGGCCTATGCTGTCATCATGCTTAACACTGACCAACATAACCACAATGCTCGCAAACAGAACGTACCCATGACCCTGGAG GAGTTTCGAAAAAACCTAAAAGGTGTGAATGGAGGCAAGGACTTTGAGCAAGACGTCCTGGAGGACATGTACCATGCCATCAA GAATGAGGAAATCGTGATGCCTGAGGAACAGACAGGTCTGGTCCGTGAGAACTATGTGTGGAGTGTGCTGCTTCACCGAGGTGCTACCCCTGAGGGCATATTCCTTCGTGTACCTCCTGGCAGCTACGACCTTGACCTCTTCACTATGACCTGGGGCCCCACTATTGCTGCTCTCTCTTATGTCTTTGACAAAAGTCTTGAGGAGACCATCGTCCAGAAAGCCATCTCAGGCTTCAG GAAGTGTGCCATGATCTCCGCCCACTATGGCCTCAGTGATGTGTTTGACAATCTCATCATCTCTCTGTGCAAGTTCACAGCTCTCAGTAGTGAG TCTATTGAGAACCTGCCCAGTGTATTTGGAAGCAACCCTAAAGCCCACATTGCAGCCAAGACAGTATTCCACTTGGCCCATCGTCATGGTGACATCCTTCGGGAGGGCTGGAAGAATATCATGGAGGCTATGCTGCAGCTCTTCCGAGCCCAACTTTTACCCAAGGCTATGGTggag GTAGAAGATTTTGTGGATCCCAATGGCAAGATCTCTCTACAGCGAGAGGAGATGCCATCAAACCG AGGAGAGTCATCAGTACTTAGCTTTGTGAGCTGGCTGACATTGAGTGGCCCTGAGCAGTCTAGTGTACGGGGCCCATCTACAGAGAACCAGGAGGCCAAGAGAGTGGCCTTGGACTGTATCAAG CAATGTGACCCAGAAAAAATGATCACAGAAAGCAAGTTCCTCCAGCTGGAATCACTTCAGGAGCTCATGAAG GCTCTGGTCTCAGTGACACCAGATGAAGAGACATATGATGAGGAAGATGCTGCTTTCTGTCTAGAGATGCTGCTCAGGATCGTGTTGGAGAACAG GGACCGTGTGGGCTGTGTATGGCAGACTGTTCGAGATCATCTATACCACTTGTGTGTTCAGGCACAAGATTTCTGCTTCCTTGTGGAGCGGGCAGTGGTAGGGCTGCTACGCCTAGCCATTCGGCTGCTCCGGAGAGAAGAGATCAGTGGCCAG GTCCTGCTGTCCCTGCGCATTCTGTTGCTCATGAAGCCCAGTGTGCTGTCCAGAGTCAGCCATCAGGTTGCATATGGGCTCCATGAACTCCTCAAGACCAATGCAGCCAACATCCACTCGGGTGATGACTGGGCCACCCTCTTCACATTGCTGGAGTGCATCGGATCAGGCGTGAAACCTCCAGATGCTCTACAGGCCACAGCCAGGGCTGATGCTCCTGATGCTG GAGCGCAGTCGGACAGCGAGCTCCCATCCTACCATCAAAATGATGTCAGCCTGGACCGAGGGTACACTTCCGACTCTGAAGTCTACACTGACCATGGCAGGCCTGGCAAGATACACCGATCAGCCACAGATGCTGATATGGTCAACAGTGGTTGGTTAGTG GTGGGGAAGGATGACATTGACACCTCCAGAGCAGGAACAGGCCTCAGTAGGCCGGGCCCTTCCCCCCTGGTTAATCAGTACAGCCTCACGGTGGGCCTGGACCTGGGACCACATGACACTAAGTCCCTGCTCAAGTGTGTGGAGTCATTGTCCTTCATTGTTCGTGATGCTGCTCACATCACCCCTGACAACTTCGAACTTTGCGTCAAGACTCTCCGTATCTTTGTAGAGGCCAGTCTGAATGGTG GGTGCAAGTCCCAGGATAAACGTGGCAAGAGTCACAAATATGACAGCAAAGGGAACCGCTTCAAGAAGAAACCCAAGGAGGGTTCAATGCTTCGGCGACCCCGAACCTCCAACCAGCATGCCACTCGGGGTGGACATagtgatgaggaggaggatgaaggcGTGCCTGCCAGCTACCATACGGTGTCTTTACAGGTCAGTCAGGAC TTGTTGGATCTGATGCACACCCTGCACACTCGCGCCGCCTCCATCTACAGCTCATGGGCAGAGGAGCAGCGCCACCTGGAGTCCGGGGGGCGGAAGATTGAAGCTGATTCACGCACCCTCTGGGCCCACTGCTGGTGCCCTTTATTACAAG GTATCGCCTGCCTGTGCTGTGATGCCCGGCGCCAGGTGCGGATGCAGGCCCTGACGTACCTGCAGCGAGCACTTCTGGTACATGACCTGCAAAAGCTAGATGCCCTGGAATGGGAGTCCTGCTTTAACAAG GTGCTGTTTCCTCTACTGACCAAGCTGTTAGAAAATATCAGCCCTGCAGATGTGGGTGGAATGGAGGAGACCCGGATGAGGGCTTCCACACTGCTCTCTAAG GTCTTCCTGCAGCACCTGTCTCCTCTGCTGTCACTGTCCACCTTTGCTGCCCTGTGGCTCACCATCCTGGACTTCATGGACAAGTACATGCATGCAGGTTCCAGTGATTTGCTG TCAGAAGCGATCCCCGAGTCTCTGAAGAACATGCTCCTGGTGATGGACACGGCAGAGATCTTCCACAGTGCAGATGCGAGAGGAGGTGGCCCCTCTGCCCTCTGGGAGATTACCTGGGAGCGCATTGATTGCTTTTTGCCACACTTACGTGATGAGCTCTTCAAGCAGACCGTCATCCAGG ACCCCATGCCCACGGAACCTCACAGCCAaaaatctctggcctccacccacCTGACTCCTGCTGCTGGTGACCCCAGGACACCTGGCCATCCACTTTCCCCAGAGATACCCTCAGAAGTGGGGCCCTGTG acccagagaagcctGAGGCTGCCCGAGTGGCCAGCAGCTGCTCATCCGGATCGCCTGTGGCCTCCAGCCCCAGCAGACTGAGTCCTCCCCTGGAGGGACCTCCCCCACTGGCCCAGCCCCCACTAATCCTACAACCCCTGACTTCCCCCCTGCAAGTGGGCGTGCCACCCATGACTCTGCCCATCATCCTCAACCCTGCCCTCATCGAGGCCACCTCTCCAGTGCCTCTCTTGTCCACACCCCGTCCTACAGACCCTATACCCACCTCTGAAGTTAACTAA
- the Gbf1 gene encoding Golgi-specific brefeldin A-resistance guanine nucleotide exchange factor 1 isoform X2 — protein sequence MVDKNIYIIQGEINIVVGAIKRNARWSTHIPLDEERDPLLHSFSHLKEVLNSVTELSEIEPNVFLRPFLEVIRSEDTTGPITGLALSSVNKFLSYALIDPTHEGTAEGMENMADAVTHARFVGTDPASDEVVLMKILQVLRTLLLTPVGTHLTNESVCEIMQSCFRICFEMRLSELLRKSAEHTLVDMVQLLFTRLPQFKEEPKSYVGTNMKKISPCLLNKLELSSGEQTKALNQLERVLLFKNLKLKMRAGGMSDSSKWKKQKRSPRPPRHTTKVLPGSELPTPNGATLSSNLTSGMPFIDVPSSISSASSEAASAVVSPCTDSGLELSSQTTSKEDLTDLEQAGSPRESTATEPGSNETGVSDQLDPQEGAHVEKAQSASVESIPEVLEECTSPADHSASSSVHDMDYVNPRGVRFTQSSQKEGTALVPYGLPCIRELFRFLISLTNPHDRHNSEVMIHMGLHLLTVALESAPVAQCQTLLGLIKDEMCRHLFQLLSVERLNLYAASLRVCFLLFESMREHLKFQLEMYIKKLMEIITVENPKMPYEMKEMALEAVVQLWRIPSFVTELYINYDCDYYCSNLFEDLTKLLSKNAFPVSGQLYTTHLLSLDALLTVIDSTEAHCQAKVLNTLTQQEKKETARPGYEAVDGTQETNNTEKAASDGKTTGVASDALGLHVPSGGWLSVEHGKPGCNDVEEAGDSGGDKKFTRKPPRFSCLLPDPRELIEMKNKKKLLITGTEQFNQKPKKGIQFLQEKGLLTIPMDNTEVAQWLRENPRLDKKMIGEFVSDRKNTDLLESFVSTFSFQGLRLDEALRLYLEAFRLPGEAPVIHRLLEAFTEHWRSCNGSPFANSDACFALAYAVIMLNTDQHNHNARKQNVPMTLEEFRKNLKGVNGGKDFEQDVLEDMYHAIKNEEIVMPEEQTGLVRENYVWSVLLHRGATPEGIFLRVPPGSYDLDLFTMTWGPTIAALSYVFDKSLEETIVQKAISGFRKCAMISAHYGLSDVFDNLIISLCKFTALSSESIENLPSVFGSNPKAHIAAKTVFHLAHRHGDILREGWKNIMEAMLQLFRAQLLPKAMVEVEDFVDPNGKISLQREEMPSNRGESSVLSFVSWLTLSGPEQSSVRGPSTENQEAKRVALDCIKQCDPEKMITESKFLQLESLQELMKALVSVTPDEETYDEEDAAFCLEMLLRIVLENRDRVGCVWQTVRDHLYHLCVQAQDFCFLVERAVVGLLRLAIRLLRREEISGQVLLSLRILLLMKPSVLSRVSHQVAYGLHELLKTNAANIHSGDDWATLFTLLECIGSGVKPPDALQATARADAPDAGAQSDSELPSYHQNDVSLDRGYTSDSEVYTDHGRPGKIHRSATDADMVNSGWLVVGKDDIDTSRAGTGLSRPGPSPLVNQYSLTVGLDLGPHDTKSLLKCVESLSFIVRDAAHITPDNFELCVKTLRIFVEASLNGGCKSQDKRGKSHKYDSKGNRFKKKPKEGSMLRRPRTSNQHATRGGHSDEEEDEGVPASYHTVSLQVSQDLLDLMHTLHTRAASIYSSWAEEQRHLESGGRKIEADSRTLWAHCWCPLLQGIACLCCDARRQVRMQALTYLQRALLVHDLQKLDALEWESCFNKVLFPLLTKLLENISPADVGGMEETRMRASTLLSKVFLQHLSPLLSLSTFAALWLTILDFMDKYMHAGSSDLLSEAIPESLKNMLLVMDTAEIFHSADARGGGPSALWEITWERIDCFLPHLRDELFKQTVIQDPMPTEPHSQKSLASTHLTPAAGDPRTPGHPLSPEIPSEVGPCDPEKPEAARVASSCSSGSPVASSPSRLSPPLEGPPPLAQPPLILQPLTSPLQVGVPPMTLPIILNPALIEATSPVPLLSTPRPTDPIPTSEVN from the exons ATCCAACTCATGAGGGCACAGCAGAGGGCATGGAGAACATGGCAGATGCTGTCACTCATGCCCGTTTTGTGGGCACAGATCCTGCCAGTGATGAAGTTGTCCTGATGAAAATCCTCCAG gTCCTCCGAACTCTGTTGCTAACCCCAGTGGGCACCCACTTAACAAATGAATCTGTGTGTGAGATTATGCAGTCCTGCTTCCGGATTTGCTTTGAGATGAGGCTTAGTG AGTTATTGAGAAAATCCGCAGAGCACACTCTCGTAGACATGGTGCAGCTGCTCTTCACAAG GTTACCTCAGTTTAAAGAAGAACCCAAGAGTTATGTGGGAACCAACATGAAGAAG ATTTCTCCATGTCTCCTCAACAAACTGGAGCTAAGTAGTGGGGAGCAGACCAAAGCCCTGAACCAGTTAGAGAGGGTACTACTCTTTAAGAACCTcaag CTGAAAATGAGAGCAGGAGGCATGAGTGACTCATccaagtggaagaagcagaaaaggtCCCCTCGGCCTCCACGTCACACAACCAAAGTCCTACCAGGTTCAGAGCTGCCCACCCCAAATGGAGCCACCTTGTCCTCTAACCTTACTA GTGGCATGCCTTTCATCGATGTGCCCTCATCCATCTCCTCTGCAAGTTCAGAAGCTGCCTCAGCAGTGGTCAGTCCCTGTACAGACAGTGGCCTGGAATTATCCTCCCAGACCACCTCCAAGGAGGACCTCACTGACTTGGAACAAGCTGGTTCCCCAAGGGAAAGCACAGCCACAGAGCCTGGGAGCAATGAGACAGGAGTTTCCGATCAGCTTGACCCTCAG GAAGGGGCTCATGTGGAAAAGGCCCAGTCAGCATCGGTGGAGTCCATCCCTGAAGTGTTAGAGGAGTGCACATCCCCTGCTGaccactctgcctcttcctctgtccACGACATGGATTATGTCAATCCCCGGGGCGTTCGCTTTACCCAGTCCTCCCAGAAGGAAG GCACAGCTTTGGTTCCCTACGGTCTTCCTTGCATCCGTGAGCTCTTTCGCTTCCTTATCTCCCTCACAAATCCACATGACCGCCACAACTCAGAAGTTATGATCCACATGGGACTGCATTTGCTGACAGTGGCTCTTGAGTCAGCCCCTGTAGCCCAGTGCCAGACCCTCTTGGGTCTCATCAAGGATGAGATGTGTCGCCACTTATTCCAG CTACTCAGCGTAGAGCGGCTGAACCTGTATGCTGCTTCCCTACGAGTATGCTTCTTACTCTTTGAGAGCATGCGGGAGCATCTCAAGTTCCAATTAGAG ATGTACATCAAAAAACTTATGGAGATCATCACTGTTGAAAACCCCAAGATGCCTTATGAGATGAAAGAAATGGCCCTGGAGGCTGTCGTGCAGCTCTGGCGCATCCCCAGCTTTGTCACTGAGCTCTACATCAACTACGATTGTGACTACTACTGCTCCAACCTCTTCGAAGACCTCACCAAGCTGCTATCCAAG aatgcctttcctGTGTCTGGTCAGCTCTATACAACACACCTGCTGTCCCTTGATGCCCTGTTGACAGTGATTGACAGCACTGAGGCTCACTGTCAGGCCAAAGTCCTCAACACCCTCACCcagcaagagaagaaggagacagCTAGACCCGGCTATGAAGCAGTGGATGGCACCCAAGAAACTAACAATA CTGAGAAAGCAGCCAGTGATGGGAAAACCACAGGCGTGGCCTCAGATGCCCTAGGCCTTCATGTTCCAAGTGGAGGATGGCTGTCAGTGGAACATGGGAAGCCAGGATGCAATGATGTGGAGGAAGCTGGTGACTCTGGGG GTGACAAAAAGTTTACCAGGAAGCCGCCTCGATTTTCCTGTCTTCTGCCAGATCCACGGGAACtaattgaaatgaaaaacaaaaaaaag CTGCTGATCACTGGGACAGAGCAGTTTAATCAAAAACCAAAGAAGGGGATCCAGTTTCTACAGGAAAAAGGCCTCCTCACCATCCCCATGGATAACACAGAGGTGGCCCAGTGGCTTCGAGAGAACCCTCGGCTAGACAAGAAAATGATTGGAGAGTTTGTGAGTGACCGCAAAAACACTGACCTATTGGAGAGTTTTGTGAg CACCTTCAGCTTTCAGGGTCTGCGGCTTGATGAAGCTCTGAGGCTCTACCTGGAAGCCTTCCGTTTGCCCGGAGAAGCACCAGTTATTCACAGGTTGCTAGAGGCATTCACGGAGCACTGGAGG AGTTGTAATGGCTCCCCATTTGCCAATAGTGATGCCTGCTTTGCCCTGGCCTATGCTGTCATCATGCTTAACACTGACCAACATAACCACAATGCTCGCAAACAGAACGTACCCATGACCCTGGAG GAGTTTCGAAAAAACCTAAAAGGTGTGAATGGAGGCAAGGACTTTGAGCAAGACGTCCTGGAGGACATGTACCATGCCATCAA GAATGAGGAAATCGTGATGCCTGAGGAACAGACAGGTCTGGTCCGTGAGAACTATGTGTGGAGTGTGCTGCTTCACCGAGGTGCTACCCCTGAGGGCATATTCCTTCGTGTACCTCCTGGCAGCTACGACCTTGACCTCTTCACTATGACCTGGGGCCCCACTATTGCTGCTCTCTCTTATGTCTTTGACAAAAGTCTTGAGGAGACCATCGTCCAGAAAGCCATCTCAGGCTTCAG GAAGTGTGCCATGATCTCCGCCCACTATGGCCTCAGTGATGTGTTTGACAATCTCATCATCTCTCTGTGCAAGTTCACAGCTCTCAGTAGTGAG TCTATTGAGAACCTGCCCAGTGTATTTGGAAGCAACCCTAAAGCCCACATTGCAGCCAAGACAGTATTCCACTTGGCCCATCGTCATGGTGACATCCTTCGGGAGGGCTGGAAGAATATCATGGAGGCTATGCTGCAGCTCTTCCGAGCCCAACTTTTACCCAAGGCTATGGTggag GTAGAAGATTTTGTGGATCCCAATGGCAAGATCTCTCTACAGCGAGAGGAGATGCCATCAAACCG AGGAGAGTCATCAGTACTTAGCTTTGTGAGCTGGCTGACATTGAGTGGCCCTGAGCAGTCTAGTGTACGGGGCCCATCTACAGAGAACCAGGAGGCCAAGAGAGTGGCCTTGGACTGTATCAAG CAATGTGACCCAGAAAAAATGATCACAGAAAGCAAGTTCCTCCAGCTGGAATCACTTCAGGAGCTCATGAAG GCTCTGGTCTCAGTGACACCAGATGAAGAGACATATGATGAGGAAGATGCTGCTTTCTGTCTAGAGATGCTGCTCAGGATCGTGTTGGAGAACAG GGACCGTGTGGGCTGTGTATGGCAGACTGTTCGAGATCATCTATACCACTTGTGTGTTCAGGCACAAGATTTCTGCTTCCTTGTGGAGCGGGCAGTGGTAGGGCTGCTACGCCTAGCCATTCGGCTGCTCCGGAGAGAAGAGATCAGTGGCCAG GTCCTGCTGTCCCTGCGCATTCTGTTGCTCATGAAGCCCAGTGTGCTGTCCAGAGTCAGCCATCAGGTTGCATATGGGCTCCATGAACTCCTCAAGACCAATGCAGCCAACATCCACTCGGGTGATGACTGGGCCACCCTCTTCACATTGCTGGAGTGCATCGGATCAGGCGTGAAACCTCCAGATGCTCTACAGGCCACAGCCAGGGCTGATGCTCCTGATGCTG GAGCGCAGTCGGACAGCGAGCTCCCATCCTACCATCAAAATGATGTCAGCCTGGACCGAGGGTACACTTCCGACTCTGAAGTCTACACTGACCATGGCAGGCCTGGCAAGATACACCGATCAGCCACAGATGCTGATATGGTCAACAGTGGTTGGTTAGTG GTGGGGAAGGATGACATTGACACCTCCAGAGCAGGAACAGGCCTCAGTAGGCCGGGCCCTTCCCCCCTGGTTAATCAGTACAGCCTCACGGTGGGCCTGGACCTGGGACCACATGACACTAAGTCCCTGCTCAAGTGTGTGGAGTCATTGTCCTTCATTGTTCGTGATGCTGCTCACATCACCCCTGACAACTTCGAACTTTGCGTCAAGACTCTCCGTATCTTTGTAGAGGCCAGTCTGAATGGTG GGTGCAAGTCCCAGGATAAACGTGGCAAGAGTCACAAATATGACAGCAAAGGGAACCGCTTCAAGAAGAAACCCAAGGAGGGTTCAATGCTTCGGCGACCCCGAACCTCCAACCAGCATGCCACTCGGGGTGGACATagtgatgaggaggaggatgaaggcGTGCCTGCCAGCTACCATACGGTGTCTTTACAGGTCAGTCAGGAC TTGTTGGATCTGATGCACACCCTGCACACTCGCGCCGCCTCCATCTACAGCTCATGGGCAGAGGAGCAGCGCCACCTGGAGTCCGGGGGGCGGAAGATTGAAGCTGATTCACGCACCCTCTGGGCCCACTGCTGGTGCCCTTTATTACAAG GTATCGCCTGCCTGTGCTGTGATGCCCGGCGCCAGGTGCGGATGCAGGCCCTGACGTACCTGCAGCGAGCACTTCTGGTACATGACCTGCAAAAGCTAGATGCCCTGGAATGGGAGTCCTGCTTTAACAAG GTGCTGTTTCCTCTACTGACCAAGCTGTTAGAAAATATCAGCCCTGCAGATGTGGGTGGAATGGAGGAGACCCGGATGAGGGCTTCCACACTGCTCTCTAAG GTCTTCCTGCAGCACCTGTCTCCTCTGCTGTCACTGTCCACCTTTGCTGCCCTGTGGCTCACCATCCTGGACTTCATGGACAAGTACATGCATGCAGGTTCCAGTGATTTGCTG TCAGAAGCGATCCCCGAGTCTCTGAAGAACATGCTCCTGGTGATGGACACGGCAGAGATCTTCCACAGTGCAGATGCGAGAGGAGGTGGCCCCTCTGCCCTCTGGGAGATTACCTGGGAGCGCATTGATTGCTTTTTGCCACACTTACGTGATGAGCTCTTCAAGCAGACCGTCATCCAGG ACCCCATGCCCACGGAACCTCACAGCCAaaaatctctggcctccacccacCTGACTCCTGCTGCTGGTGACCCCAGGACACCTGGCCATCCACTTTCCCCAGAGATACCCTCAGAAGTGGGGCCCTGTG acccagagaagcctGAGGCTGCCCGAGTGGCCAGCAGCTGCTCATCCGGATCGCCTGTGGCCTCCAGCCCCAGCAGACTGAGTCCTCCCCTGGAGGGACCTCCCCCACTGGCCCAGCCCCCACTAATCCTACAACCCCTGACTTCCCCCCTGCAAGTGGGCGTGCCACCCATGACTCTGCCCATCATCCTCAACCCTGCCCTCATCGAGGCCACCTCTCCAGTGCCTCTCTTGTCCACACCCCGTCCTACAGACCCTATACCCACCTCTGAAGTTAACTAA